Proteins encoded by one window of Silvibacterium dinghuense:
- a CDS encoding FliM/FliN family flagellar motor C-terminal domain-containing protein, whose protein sequence is MRMETSQSSTLAPAETGEETVETGNHLVTERGAATAAALAESVVPAAFGVLPMQLDVAVPIRGFRVRDLLHLEKGTVIASEWPHDEDLPIWCGGAQLVWTEFEVVDDVLAVRVTRVL, encoded by the coding sequence GTGCGTATGGAAACCAGTCAATCGTCCACCCTCGCACCTGCAGAGACAGGCGAAGAGACCGTTGAAACAGGGAATCACCTGGTGACGGAAAGAGGGGCTGCAACGGCTGCCGCTCTTGCTGAGTCGGTCGTACCTGCAGCTTTTGGTGTGCTTCCGATGCAGCTTGACGTCGCAGTGCCGATACGGGGTTTCCGGGTGCGGGATCTGTTGCATCTGGAAAAAGGCACAGTGATCGCAAGCGAGTGGCCGCATGATGAGGATCTGCCTATCTGGTGCGGCGGCGCGCAATTAGTGTGGACCGAGTTTGAGGTGGTCGACGATGTGCTGGCCGTGCGGGTGACCCGTGTACTCTGA
- a CDS encoding flagellar hook protein FlgE, with amino-acid sequence MSSFSIPLTGLESSSEALDTIANNLSNMNTTAFKSQDVSFSDLFYQQIGDSGAGNPLQVGAGVQVDATTTDFSEGSIESTSEDNNVAIDGNGFFVLQNDGGYEYTRDGNFTLTSDGYLTSSSGLSVMGYPATDGTVDTNAALTAIQIPVGATEQPQATSNFSITANLDSSSTTSTTPFSSEMTVYDSLGEAHTMTVSFTNTGTNTWSYSISLPSGDATGGSNLTGTLTFDSDGNLTSPTADVSDISFTGLSDGASDMTLDWNLFNSSDAATLTQYSSTSEASATTQDGYASGEYSGYTVDSSGVISATFSNGKTEDVGQLALASVVNEQGLDLLAGNNYSTTDASGEATIGVAGSAGLGTLEGESLEESNVDISAQFSDMIVAQQAYEASSKAVTTFDTISQDTINMIH; translated from the coding sequence ATGTCCTCGTTCTCGATTCCACTCACCGGCCTCGAAAGCTCCTCCGAGGCTCTCGATACCATCGCCAATAACCTCTCGAACATGAACACCACCGCGTTCAAGAGCCAGGATGTCAGCTTCAGCGATCTCTTCTACCAGCAAATTGGGGACTCGGGCGCGGGTAATCCGCTGCAGGTGGGCGCCGGTGTTCAGGTGGATGCGACGACTACGGACTTTAGCGAAGGCAGCATCGAGTCGACCAGTGAAGATAACAACGTGGCCATCGACGGCAATGGCTTCTTCGTGCTGCAGAATGACGGCGGCTACGAATATACCCGCGACGGCAACTTCACGTTGACCTCGGACGGCTATCTGACCTCTTCGAGCGGTCTGAGTGTCATGGGCTATCCGGCGACCGACGGCACCGTTGATACGAATGCCGCGCTTACTGCCATTCAGATCCCGGTCGGCGCGACCGAGCAGCCGCAGGCTACGTCGAATTTTTCGATTACCGCTAACCTGGATTCCTCTTCGACTACCAGCACCACGCCTTTTTCCTCCGAGATGACGGTCTATGACTCGCTGGGCGAAGCGCACACCATGACCGTGTCCTTCACCAATACGGGAACCAATACCTGGAGCTACAGCATCTCGCTGCCTAGCGGCGACGCAACAGGGGGATCGAATCTGACCGGCACGCTGACCTTTGATTCCGACGGCAATCTGACCTCTCCAACCGCCGATGTCTCAGACATCAGCTTCACTGGCCTCAGTGACGGTGCTTCGGATATGACGCTCGACTGGAATCTCTTCAACTCCAGTGATGCGGCGACGCTGACGCAATACTCTTCTACCTCGGAGGCTTCGGCCACCACGCAGGACGGGTATGCCAGCGGGGAATACAGCGGATATACGGTGGATTCCAGCGGCGTGATCTCGGCAACCTTTAGCAATGGCAAGACGGAGGATGTCGGGCAGCTCGCTCTGGCCAGCGTGGTCAATGAGCAGGGCTTGGACCTGCTCGCGGGCAACAACTACTCGACCACCGATGCTTCGGGGGAAGCGACGATTGGGGTGGCCGGAAGCGCGGGACTGGGTACGCTCGAGGGTGAATCGCTGGAAGAGTCCAATGTGGACATTTCAGCACAGTTCTCGGACATGATCGTGGCACAGCAGGCCTACGAGGCGAGCTCGAAGGCGGTGACAACTTTCGACACGATCTCCCAGGACACGATCAACATGATTCACTGA
- a CDS encoding flagellar hook capping FlgD N-terminal domain-containing protein, whose amino-acid sequence MDFHRQIVSPSVFSSQAAAGSTARAQDTSSDSNSSSSSSTSTATITANDFLELLVSELKNQDPTSDTDPNEYVDQLVQVNSLEQLIQINQNTTPSTSTTTSSSDAVPVHSAATAATSTALHASVPQPGTQAATMQASAIKVANSMEAMPTQKTSSAQTSNPNIDRARLFALSGATTQH is encoded by the coding sequence ATGGATTTCCATCGGCAGATCGTATCCCCATCGGTGTTTTCGTCGCAGGCGGCCGCAGGAAGCACGGCTCGCGCTCAGGACACTTCCAGCGACAGCAACTCGTCGAGCTCAAGCAGTACAAGCACGGCAACGATCACGGCCAATGACTTTCTGGAGCTGCTGGTGAGCGAGCTCAAGAACCAGGACCCGACCAGTGATACCGATCCCAACGAGTATGTCGATCAGCTGGTCCAGGTCAACAGCCTTGAGCAGCTTATCCAGATCAACCAGAACACGACGCCATCGACCAGTACGACCACCTCATCGAGCGATGCCGTGCCGGTTCACTCCGCCGCAACGGCGGCAACCTCGACGGCGTTGCACGCAAGTGTGCCACAGCCGGGAACGCAGGCTGCGACGATGCAGGCCTCGGCCATCAAGGTAGCGAACTCGATGGAGGCCATGCCGACGCAGAAGACGAGCTCGGCGCAGACGTCCAATCCGAATATCGACCGGGCCAGACTCTTTGCTCTTTCGGGGGCGACGACGCAGCATTAG
- a CDS encoding flagellar FliJ family protein, protein MQRLLSRLVRIRLLLEETARNELRNRASLLQAAEQAWAEERAEQQSLEQRALGGLRDPEREHRAAEEAATAEARFIDLRAAEAVAGRLVLLEQAVAQAEAAMEASREQYLARRRERLQAEALRASERQREELKQRRREQRDLDDHFAMAHWRGIDSGT, encoded by the coding sequence GTGCAGCGTCTGCTTTCGCGCCTGGTGCGAATCCGTCTGCTGCTCGAAGAAACAGCACGGAATGAATTGCGCAACCGGGCAAGCCTCTTGCAGGCTGCAGAACAGGCGTGGGCAGAGGAAAGGGCTGAGCAGCAAAGCCTGGAGCAGCGTGCGCTCGGAGGCCTGCGCGATCCGGAGAGGGAACACCGGGCTGCGGAAGAGGCAGCCACGGCGGAGGCGCGTTTTATCGATCTTCGTGCAGCCGAGGCGGTTGCGGGACGTCTGGTGTTGCTGGAACAAGCTGTGGCACAGGCTGAAGCCGCGATGGAGGCAAGTCGGGAACAATACCTGGCGCGACGCCGGGAGCGCCTGCAGGCCGAAGCGCTGCGTGCCTCAGAGCGGCAGAGAGAAGAGCTGAAGCAGCGGCGCAGAGAGCAGCGAGACCTCGACGATCACTTTGCAATGGCTCACTGGCGCGGAATCGACTCGGGTACATGA
- a CDS encoding FliI/YscN family ATPase — MPPLPEGAIGRAPRLLGSYFARLRHAPLLRWSGRISDASGQTVESIGPPCSLGECCEIVDASGHQHLAEVIGFRGNHVLSMTVGSAEGIRYADEISGLGTIPQIEVGDGVIGRVLDALGTPMDDAGWGIGETVTRPLDGLLPRALDRMPIRTPIGTGVRAIDGLLAVGRGQRVGIFGGSGVGKSTLIGMMTRNSDAEIIVVGLVGERGREVREFLEESLGEEGRRRAAVVVSTSDQSPLLRMRAALAATTVAEHFAKQGRHVLLVLDSLTRYAMAAREVGLAAGEPPTAKGYTPSVFHRLARLIERAGQFERGSITGFYTVLMEGDDQQDPLVDAVRSLLDGHVVLSRGLASEGWYPPIEVLDSISRLMPAVTTPAHREAAAAVRRLLAVYARSEDLIRIGAYRAGSDPALDAAVRSRAQIRAYLMQASGERVSRDEAVAALTALAGRL; from the coding sequence TCGGGGCAGACCGTTGAATCGATTGGACCGCCCTGCTCGTTAGGGGAATGCTGTGAGATCGTGGATGCTTCCGGCCACCAGCATCTGGCGGAAGTGATCGGGTTTCGCGGCAATCATGTGCTGAGCATGACCGTAGGTTCTGCCGAGGGTATCCGCTATGCCGACGAGATCAGCGGCCTGGGCACGATTCCTCAAATTGAAGTCGGTGATGGGGTGATCGGCCGTGTTCTTGATGCGCTGGGGACACCGATGGATGACGCGGGATGGGGCATCGGAGAGACGGTGACGCGGCCTCTTGATGGCTTGCTGCCGCGGGCGCTTGACCGGATGCCGATTCGTACGCCGATCGGAACTGGGGTGCGAGCTATCGATGGCTTGCTGGCCGTAGGTCGAGGGCAGAGAGTGGGTATCTTCGGCGGCTCGGGTGTCGGCAAGAGCACGCTGATCGGCATGATGACCCGGAATAGCGATGCCGAGATCATCGTGGTGGGGCTGGTAGGGGAGCGCGGCCGCGAGGTGCGCGAGTTCCTCGAGGAAAGTCTTGGGGAAGAGGGACGGAGACGTGCCGCAGTGGTAGTCTCAACCTCCGATCAGTCGCCGCTTCTGCGCATGCGCGCGGCGCTGGCGGCGACCACGGTGGCCGAGCACTTTGCGAAACAGGGGCGGCACGTGCTGCTGGTGCTGGATTCCTTAACACGTTATGCCATGGCCGCACGCGAAGTGGGGCTGGCGGCTGGTGAGCCTCCGACAGCGAAAGGCTATACGCCGTCTGTCTTTCATCGACTGGCAAGGTTGATCGAGCGCGCAGGACAGTTCGAGCGTGGCAGTATTACCGGCTTTTACACCGTGTTGATGGAGGGCGATGACCAGCAGGACCCATTGGTCGATGCCGTACGCTCGTTGCTCGATGGCCACGTGGTGTTGTCGCGCGGGCTGGCTTCAGAGGGATGGTATCCGCCGATCGAGGTGCTCGATTCCATCAGCCGCCTTATGCCGGCGGTGACTACGCCTGCGCATCGTGAAGCAGCCGCTGCGGTGAGGCGTCTGCTGGCGGTGTATGCGCGCTCTGAGGACCTGATCCGTATCGGCGCATACCGGGCAGGCAGTGATCCTGCCCTTGATGCAGCAGTGCGCAGCCGCGCTCAGATTCGTGCCTACCTGATGCAGGCCTCGGGTGAGCGGGTGAGCCGGGATGAAGCGGTTGCCGCGCTGACGGCGCTCGCGGGCAGGCTCTGA